The proteins below are encoded in one region of Halogranum gelatinilyticum:
- a CDS encoding GNAT family N-acetyltransferase, producing the protein MTRDGVVVVDNEETRDDAFEVRRAVFVEEQGVPESLEWDEYEDEATHVVAYDEGQPVGAARFRDYDLDGDRVCKVERVAVLESARGEDWGRRLMEVVEGEAEAAGFDRFFLHAQTSAREFYQKLGYEQVGEEFLEADIPHVKMVKSL; encoded by the coding sequence ATGACACGAGACGGCGTCGTCGTCGTCGACAACGAGGAGACCCGAGACGACGCGTTCGAGGTGCGGCGGGCGGTGTTCGTCGAAGAGCAGGGCGTCCCCGAATCCCTGGAGTGGGACGAGTACGAGGACGAGGCGACGCACGTCGTCGCCTACGACGAGGGGCAGCCGGTCGGCGCGGCGCGCTTCCGCGACTACGACCTCGACGGCGACCGCGTCTGCAAGGTCGAGCGCGTCGCCGTCCTCGAATCTGCTCGCGGCGAGGACTGGGGCCGACGGCTGATGGAGGTCGTCGAAGGCGAGGCCGAGGCGGCGGGCTTCGACCGCTTCTTCCTCCACGCCCAGACCAGTGCCCGCGAGTTCTACCAGAAACTCGGCTACGAGCAGGTCGGCGAGGAGTTCCTCGAAGCCGACATCCCGCACGTGAAGATGGTCAAGTCGCTGTAG
- a CDS encoding alpha/beta hydrolase, with translation MSDEELDPQLRAVIEQIEAEGVPEWHAMSVDCGRRVEDELFTSDSRQEIDFVRDLAFAGPHGEVPVRVYRPGVDGRETPLPTLVFAHGGGWTLGTLDSADDLCRNLARRVGCVVVSVDYRLAPEHPFPTPLDDVYAALEWAADTAETFGGDPARLGVAGSSAGGNLAAAVALRASEFDGPDLSHQLLLYPITDHAFDTDSYAENADGPLLTRADMVWFWEQYLRSPVDGANPYASVLRAGEDALATLPPATVVTGGFDPLRDDGAAYADRLADAGVDAVHQHYPTMAHGFLSLADSVAVADEAFDAAAERVRSSLSE, from the coding sequence ATGAGCGACGAGGAACTCGACCCGCAGTTGCGAGCGGTCATCGAGCAGATCGAAGCCGAGGGCGTCCCCGAGTGGCACGCGATGAGCGTCGACTGCGGCCGACGCGTCGAGGACGAACTGTTCACGAGCGACAGCCGACAGGAGATCGACTTCGTCCGCGACCTGGCCTTCGCGGGACCGCACGGCGAGGTTCCGGTCCGGGTCTACCGTCCCGGTGTCGACGGCCGTGAAACGCCGCTGCCGACGCTGGTCTTCGCCCACGGCGGCGGCTGGACGCTCGGGACGCTCGACTCCGCGGACGACCTCTGTCGCAACCTCGCCCGGCGCGTCGGCTGCGTCGTCGTCTCCGTCGACTACCGACTCGCGCCCGAGCATCCCTTTCCCACTCCGCTCGACGACGTCTACGCCGCACTGGAGTGGGCCGCCGACACCGCCGAGACCTTCGGCGGCGACCCGGCGCGGCTCGGCGTCGCGGGCAGCTCCGCCGGGGGAAATCTCGCGGCCGCAGTCGCGCTCCGCGCCAGCGAGTTCGACGGTCCCGACCTGAGCCACCAGCTGCTCCTCTACCCCATCACGGACCACGCCTTCGACACCGACTCCTACGCCGAGAACGCCGACGGGCCACTGCTCACTCGCGCCGACATGGTGTGGTTCTGGGAGCAGTATCTCCGTAGCCCGGTCGACGGCGCGAACCCCTACGCTTCAGTCCTCCGCGCTGGCGAGGACGCCCTCGCGACCCTCCCGCCCGCGACCGTCGTCACCGGCGGGTTCGACCCGCTGCGTGACGACGGAGCGGCCTACGCTGACCGCCTCGCCGACGCCGGTGTCGACGCCGTCCACCAGCACTATCCGACGATGGCCCACGGCTTTCTGAGTCTGGCCGACAGCGTCGCCGTCGCCGACGAGGCGTTCGACGCCGCGGCCGAACGCGTCCGGTCGTCGCTGTCGGAGTGA
- a CDS encoding lamin tail domain-containing protein: MDSHRLVVVAFAALVVLAGCASPAGDTGSPVSDGATNDATATPATTDADSPPSSPAAPGGTLEVHFINVGQSSATLVVGPDGETMLVDTGDFTDDGEEVLAYLDRVGVDRIDHLVTTHNDADHIGGHAAVIDHYETDGEGVGAIYDPGIAASTATYGRYLDAVEEHDVPLYEVRADDVLPFDGAEVRVLAPPEDYLANDERNENSVVLHVAFGEARFLLTGDGEDAAEEYLVETYGSELRASVLTAGHHGSRTSTSAGLLDATGPQVVVISSAYDSRFGHPHQETLDKLAARELPTYWTGTHGDVVVRTDGERLTVATQRDAPTDPSRLRDAPAVEPGTTDPVETRVTLDVTTGSASDSPVTAVATDGGSETDGSTSGATDSLALVDVHADADGDDRDNLGDEYVVFENVGDGPLDLSGWTVSDEAGATYTVPDGVTLAAGERLTLRTGSGTDTETELHWGRESPVWNNDGDVVTVATAAGDVVIQEAY; the protein is encoded by the coding sequence ATGGACTCCCACCGACTCGTCGTCGTCGCGTTCGCCGCCCTCGTCGTCCTCGCGGGCTGTGCGTCTCCCGCTGGCGACACCGGCTCGCCCGTTTCCGACGGCGCGACGAACGACGCGACGGCGACCCCCGCGACGACCGACGCCGACAGCCCGCCATCCTCGCCTGCCGCACCGGGCGGTACACTCGAAGTCCACTTCATCAACGTCGGCCAGTCGTCGGCGACGCTCGTCGTCGGGCCGGACGGCGAGACGATGCTCGTCGACACGGGCGACTTCACCGACGACGGCGAGGAGGTACTCGCGTATCTCGACCGCGTCGGTGTCGACCGTATCGACCATCTCGTGACGACCCACAACGACGCCGACCACATCGGCGGCCACGCAGCCGTCATCGACCATTACGAAACAGACGGGGAGGGTGTCGGTGCGATCTACGACCCCGGTATCGCCGCGTCGACGGCGACCTACGGCCGCTATCTCGACGCCGTCGAGGAGCACGACGTGCCGCTCTACGAGGTCCGCGCGGACGACGTGCTCCCGTTCGACGGCGCGGAGGTCCGCGTGCTCGCGCCGCCGGAGGACTATCTCGCTAACGACGAGCGCAACGAGAACAGCGTCGTCCTCCACGTGGCCTTCGGCGAGGCGCGGTTCCTCCTCACGGGCGACGGCGAGGACGCCGCCGAAGAGTATCTCGTCGAGACCTACGGCTCGGAGCTCCGGGCGTCGGTCCTGACGGCGGGCCACCACGGCAGCCGGACGAGCACGAGCGCGGGGCTGCTCGACGCCACCGGGCCGCAGGTCGTCGTGATCTCCAGTGCCTACGACTCGCGGTTCGGCCACCCCCACCAGGAGACGCTCGACAAACTCGCCGCGCGGGAACTCCCGACCTACTGGACGGGTACCCACGGCGACGTGGTCGTCCGCACCGACGGGGAGCGACTGACGGTGGCGACCCAGCGCGACGCGCCGACGGACCCGAGTCGCCTGCGCGACGCCCCGGCCGTCGAACCCGGAACGACCGACCCGGTCGAGACCCGCGTCACCCTCGACGTGACGACGGGGAGTGCGTCGGACAGTCCGGTGACGGCCGTCGCGACTGACGGTGGCAGCGAAACCGACGGTTCGACGAGCGGGGCGACGGACTCACTCGCGCTCGTGGACGTCCACGCTGACGCCGACGGCGACGACCGCGACAACCTCGGCGACGAGTACGTCGTCTTCGAGAACGTCGGCGACGGCCCGCTGGATCTCTCGGGGTGGACCGTCTCGGACGAGGCGGGCGCGACCTACACCGTTCCCGACGGCGTGACGCTCGCTGCGGGCGAGCGGCTGACGCTCCGAACCGGCTCGGGGACGGACACCGAGACCGAACTCCACTGGGGCCGGGAGTCGCCCGTCTGGAACAACGATGGCGACGTCGTCACGGTGGCGACCGCCGCGGGCGACGTGGTCATTCAGGAGGCCTACTGA
- a CDS encoding VOC family protein, with the protein MDVEAIDHVNLRIPKEGGVERATEFYVDVLGFTVEGFDKYPEEKPFFSVRLSDDSVIHLWPTAEFEVPHRRENYDHVALRLAEDIADVKDRLDAGGVEVEQELEPLGATGVAPAVYVRDPFGYRVELKASR; encoded by the coding sequence ATGGATGTCGAAGCAATCGACCACGTGAACCTGCGTATCCCGAAAGAGGGCGGCGTCGAGCGCGCGACGGAGTTCTACGTCGACGTTCTCGGCTTCACCGTCGAGGGCTTCGACAAGTACCCAGAGGAGAAACCCTTCTTCAGCGTCCGGCTCTCGGACGACTCTGTCATCCATCTCTGGCCGACCGCGGAGTTCGAGGTACCCCACCGACGGGAGAACTACGACCACGTCGCCCTCCGGCTGGCCGAGGATATCGCGGACGTGAAGGACCGACTGGACGCGGGCGGCGTCGAGGTCGAACAGGAACTCGAACCGCTCGGGGCGACGGGCGTCGCACCCGCGGTCTACGTCCGTGACCCCTTCGGCTACCGCGTCGAGTTGAAGGCGAGCCGCTGA
- the kynU gene encoding kynureninase has product MDADDFDPSREAAVARDDEDPLATFRERFTLPDEFYMDGNSLGPISTDAEATLDRVVDEWRDLGIRGWTDTDPDWFNYGEHLGAKLAPLVGAEDDEVVITNSTTTNIHTLVGTFLDKLGEEGRPQTVLANDLDFPTDHYAIRAQLRQRGLDPDDHLLTVESRDGRTVATEDVVDAIEEREVGIVFMPSVLYRSGQLFDLERITEVAHDNDAYAGFDLAHSVGVVDHDLSAVGVDFAVWCTYKYLNAGPGSVGGLYVNERHFGSMPGLAGWWGHDKETQFDMELTYTPADSAGAWQIGTVHMLSAAPLEGALDIHEEAGIDAIREKSVALTDYLVALVDERLSGCTVGTPRDAAARGGHVAIEHPEAYRLSEALKDRGVVVDYRQPNVVRVCPAPLYTGFADVWDVVEILREILDEEVYADYDPRGAGVT; this is encoded by the coding sequence ATGGACGCAGACGACTTCGACCCGAGTCGCGAGGCGGCCGTCGCCCGCGACGACGAGGACCCCCTCGCGACCTTCCGCGAGCGGTTCACCCTCCCCGACGAGTTCTACATGGACGGCAACTCGCTGGGGCCGATTTCCACCGACGCCGAGGCGACGCTCGACCGCGTCGTCGACGAGTGGCGCGACCTTGGTATCAGAGGCTGGACCGACACCGACCCCGACTGGTTCAACTACGGCGAACATCTCGGCGCGAAACTCGCGCCGCTCGTCGGTGCCGAGGACGACGAGGTGGTCATCACCAACTCGACGACGACGAACATCCACACGCTCGTGGGAACGTTCCTCGACAAACTCGGAGAAGAGGGGAGACCCCAGACCGTCCTCGCCAACGACCTCGACTTCCCGACGGACCACTACGCCATCCGCGCCCAGTTGCGCCAGCGCGGCCTCGACCCCGACGACCACCTGCTCACCGTCGAGAGTCGCGACGGCCGGACGGTCGCAACCGAGGACGTCGTGGACGCCATCGAAGAGCGCGAGGTGGGCATCGTGTTCATGCCCTCGGTACTCTACCGCAGTGGACAACTGTTCGACCTCGAACGCATCACCGAGGTCGCCCACGACAACGACGCCTACGCGGGCTTCGACCTCGCGCACTCGGTCGGCGTCGTCGACCACGACCTCTCGGCGGTCGGCGTCGACTTCGCCGTCTGGTGTACCTACAAATATCTCAACGCCGGTCCCGGCTCGGTCGGGGGGCTGTACGTCAACGAGCGACATTTCGGCTCGATGCCCGGGCTCGCGGGCTGGTGGGGCCACGACAAGGAGACGCAGTTCGACATGGAGCTGACCTACACGCCCGCCGACAGCGCGGGCGCGTGGCAGATCGGGACCGTCCATATGCTCTCGGCCGCGCCCCTGGAGGGCGCGCTCGACATCCACGAGGAGGCAGGTATCGACGCCATCCGCGAGAAATCCGTCGCGCTGACCGACTATCTCGTCGCGCTCGTCGACGAGCGACTCTCGGGCTGTACGGTCGGCACACCGCGTGACGCGGCAGCCCGCGGCGGCCACGTCGCCATCGAACATCCGGAAGCCTACCGACTCAGCGAGGCCCTGAAAGACCGCGGTGTCGTCGTCGACTACCGCCAGCCGAACGTCGTGCGGGTCTGTCCCGCCCCGCTCTACACGGGCTTCGCCGACGTGTGGGACGTCGTGGAGATTCTCCGCGAGATTCTCGACGAGGAGGTCTACGCCGACTACGACCCGCGCGGGGCGGGCGTCACCTGA
- a CDS encoding AIR synthase family protein encodes MTDLGKVDRAFFDEHIYPNLGAERDDVAIGPKHGVDFGMLDLDGTALVMATDPLSVLPQLGFDRAGRFALHIVLSDVAVSGLLPTHLAVSFTLPPEMTDAQFAELWGAIHEECEELGISIVTGHTARYGGVDYSWVGGATAMAVGDPDDVVRPDGARPGDKVLVTKGPAVEATGLMTTLFPDQFDLPADVLADAQSLLDETRTVRDATTAAAAGPVTAMHDATEGGLFGALDEVAEGAGVCLDVDTDAVPMQSGVREVCDFLDIDPWCSTSSGTLVMTVGADGVDDVLAELDARGTPVAVVGEVTEGEGVYVDGDLLEHPGVDPSWAAYERLAARAEE; translated from the coding sequence ATGACCGACCTCGGCAAAGTCGACCGTGCGTTCTTCGACGAACACATCTATCCCAATCTGGGTGCCGAGCGCGACGACGTCGCCATCGGCCCGAAGCACGGCGTCGACTTCGGGATGCTCGACCTCGACGGCACCGCGCTCGTCATGGCAACCGACCCCCTCTCGGTGCTCCCGCAGCTCGGCTTCGACCGTGCGGGCCGCTTCGCCCTCCACATCGTCCTCTCGGACGTCGCCGTCTCCGGTCTCCTGCCGACCCATCTCGCCGTCTCCTTCACCCTCCCGCCGGAGATGACCGACGCCCAGTTCGCCGAACTCTGGGGCGCGATTCACGAGGAGTGCGAGGAGTTGGGGATCAGCATCGTCACGGGCCACACCGCCCGCTACGGCGGCGTCGACTACTCGTGGGTCGGCGGCGCGACGGCGATGGCCGTCGGCGACCCGGACGACGTGGTCCGCCCCGACGGCGCACGCCCCGGCGACAAAGTGCTCGTGACGAAGGGTCCGGCCGTCGAGGCGACGGGGCTGATGACGACACTCTTTCCCGACCAGTTCGACCTCCCGGCCGACGTGCTCGCGGACGCGCAGTCGCTTCTCGACGAGACGCGGACCGTCCGCGACGCGACGACCGCTGCGGCGGCAGGTCCCGTCACGGCGATGCACGACGCCACCGAGGGCGGCCTCTTCGGCGCGCTCGACGAGGTGGCAGAGGGGGCGGGCGTCTGCCTCGACGTCGACACCGACGCCGTGCCGATGCAGTCCGGCGTCCGCGAGGTCTGCGACTTCCTCGACATCGACCCCTGGTGCTCGACGAGTTCGGGGACGCTCGTGATGACCGTCGGTGCCGACGGCGTCGACGACGTGCTCGCGGAGTTGGACGCCAGAGGAACGCCCGTCGCCGTCGTCGGCGAGGTCACCGAGGGCGAGGGTGTCTACGTCGACGGCGACCTGTTGGAACACCCCGGCGTCGACCCGTCGTGGGCGGCCTACGAGCGGTTGGCGGCGCGGGCGGAGGAGTGA
- a CDS encoding arsenate-mycothiol transferase ArsC, whose protein sequence is MNVAFVCVQNAGRSQMATAFAEQERRRRGVEDEIGVVTGGTQPADHVHEEVVTVMNEVGLDLSERTPREVTFEELQAVDMVITMGCSAEDVCPATWDGENRDWGLDDPDGQDLDAVRGIRDEIRERVVALFDEILADAGHDDVGN, encoded by the coding sequence ATGAACGTCGCATTCGTCTGCGTCCAGAACGCCGGGCGGAGTCAGATGGCCACCGCATTCGCCGAACAGGAGCGTCGTCGCCGTGGCGTCGAGGACGAAATTGGCGTCGTCACCGGCGGCACGCAGCCCGCAGACCACGTCCACGAGGAGGTCGTCACGGTCATGAACGAGGTCGGTCTCGACCTCTCCGAGCGGACGCCCCGAGAGGTCACGTTCGAGGAGCTGCAGGCGGTCGACATGGTGATCACGATGGGCTGCTCCGCGGAGGACGTCTGTCCGGCAACGTGGGACGGCGAGAACCGCGACTGGGGACTCGACGACCCCGACGGCCAGGACCTCGATGCAGTGCGGGGGATTCGCGACGAAATCCGCGAGCGCGTCGTCGCCCTCTTCGACGAGATTCTCGCGGACGCAGGCCACGACGACGTAGGGAACTAA
- a CDS encoding PAS domain S-box protein, translating into MADDSEEFGVLVVDDDEAMAELTATHLSRLLTEATVSTETDPTAVLDRIESERVDCIVSDYDMPVWTGLDLLEQVRAADPRMPFILFTGKGSEEIASEAISAGVTDYLQKRAGSDRYEVLANRVRNAVSRQWAVREAERLQQITDVIRTTQRELVGASTVTEICDGVCQSLTDAAAYEGAWLGEYDPETVTVTHHGSAGRGDTLRGATLDLTDDDWAFVADCVSDNETRVQTATVAAGGDTSTTDSDTTATNETSPSVSVTTTDWELLAVPLLHEDGVFGVLFVYAAADYEFGETEADVLIELSWTVAQAISATRTRQTLLERERTLTRYETILDVLADPVYALDAEGNLTYVNEAFETITGYDETELLGKHGSTLLADDDVAALRRDVESLLDDPSRTRTRREIDVHTADGGTVRCEDNITLLPDLGDGFRGTVGVVRDIEDRVETEQNLRETKAKMEAIHGFARDVAACDSVDTVCQRTAEAAERILDFDVCYVGLREGGCIVPKAVHGVDEPAPIPYDGSVAGDVIQAGEPRVTDRLADDPAAAVDDEDERFESGITVPIGEFGVFQAASALTADFDDRDVELTELLLSHVTEALHRLEYETKLRDERDRVAALFENLPEPAAACHAGSEGPVVDDINTEFERVFGYAPEEIVGENIDDYVIPDGDDPITLEETLYVGKTIQTEVRRRTKHGVRDFHVTIIPVDLDGFSSDGYVIYNDISEQKHRERELSRQNDRLAEFTSLVTHDLRNPLNVAMGNLELAKELEDYSRIDTAQAALDRMEGLIGDFLSLAKQGRTVNDPTTMTLETVVRQAWRTVDTGPKATLDIVDNLGVVSADAERCRTVFENLFRNALEHGREDVSIRVGSLPDGFYVEDDGPGIDAETREQVFEYGYSTERDGTGFGLAIVERVVHAHGWEITATEADSGGARFEVRTK; encoded by the coding sequence ATGGCGGACGACTCGGAAGAGTTCGGTGTGCTCGTAGTCGACGACGACGAGGCGATGGCCGAACTCACCGCAACGCACCTCTCACGGCTACTCACGGAGGCGACCGTCAGCACGGAGACCGATCCGACGGCGGTCCTAGACCGAATTGAGTCCGAACGCGTCGACTGTATCGTCAGCGACTACGACATGCCCGTCTGGACCGGTCTCGACCTGCTCGAACAGGTCCGCGCGGCGGATCCGCGGATGCCCTTCATCCTCTTCACCGGCAAGGGAAGCGAGGAGATCGCGAGCGAGGCCATCTCCGCCGGTGTCACCGACTACCTCCAGAAACGTGCGGGTAGCGACCGCTACGAGGTGCTCGCAAACCGCGTCCGCAACGCGGTCTCCCGGCAGTGGGCGGTCCGCGAGGCCGAGCGACTCCAGCAGATCACCGACGTCATCCGGACCACCCAGCGCGAACTCGTCGGCGCGTCGACGGTCACGGAGATCTGTGACGGCGTCTGTCAGTCGCTGACCGACGCGGCAGCCTACGAGGGCGCGTGGCTCGGCGAGTACGACCCCGAGACGGTGACCGTCACCCACCACGGGAGTGCCGGTCGGGGCGACACACTGCGGGGAGCGACACTCGACCTCACCGACGACGACTGGGCGTTCGTCGCGGACTGTGTGAGCGACAACGAGACGCGCGTTCAGACGGCCACCGTGGCAGCCGGTGGTGATACCTCAACGACGGACAGTGACACAACGGCGACCAATGAAACGAGTCCCTCTGTGTCGGTGACGACCACCGACTGGGAGCTGCTCGCGGTCCCGCTTCTTCACGAGGACGGCGTGTTCGGCGTCCTCTTCGTCTACGCCGCCGCGGACTACGAGTTCGGTGAGACAGAGGCCGACGTGCTCATCGAACTGTCGTGGACGGTCGCACAGGCCATCTCGGCGACTCGAACCCGCCAGACGCTCTTGGAACGCGAGCGGACGCTCACGCGCTACGAGACCATCCTCGACGTGCTCGCCGACCCGGTCTACGCGCTCGACGCCGAGGGGAATCTGACCTACGTCAACGAGGCGTTCGAGACCATCACCGGCTACGACGAGACCGAACTCCTCGGCAAGCACGGCTCGACGCTCCTCGCCGACGACGACGTCGCCGCATTACGGCGAGACGTCGAATCGTTGCTCGACGACCCCAGCCGGACGCGGACGCGCCGCGAGATCGACGTTCACACCGCCGATGGCGGGACGGTTCGCTGTGAGGACAACATCACACTCCTGCCGGACCTCGGCGACGGCTTCCGTGGAACAGTCGGCGTCGTCCGTGACATCGAGGACCGCGTCGAAACCGAGCAGAACCTCAGAGAGACGAAGGCGAAGATGGAGGCCATCCACGGCTTCGCGCGCGACGTCGCCGCCTGCGACAGCGTCGACACCGTCTGTCAGCGAACCGCGGAGGCCGCAGAGCGTATTCTCGATTTCGACGTCTGTTACGTCGGACTCCGCGAGGGGGGCTGTATCGTGCCGAAGGCCGTCCACGGCGTCGACGAACCCGCGCCCATCCCCTACGACGGGAGCGTCGCCGGGGACGTGATTCAGGCGGGCGAACCGCGGGTGACCGACCGCCTCGCCGACGATCCCGCCGCCGCGGTCGACGACGAGGACGAGCGCTTCGAGTCGGGAATCACCGTCCCCATCGGCGAGTTCGGCGTCTTCCAGGCTGCGTCGGCGTTGACGGCCGACTTCGACGACCGCGACGTCGAGTTGACGGAACTGCTCCTCTCGCACGTGACCGAGGCACTCCACCGGCTCGAATACGAGACGAAACTGCGTGACGAACGCGACCGGGTCGCCGCGCTGTTCGAGAACCTGCCGGAACCCGCCGCGGCGTGTCACGCCGGATCGGAGGGACCGGTCGTCGACGACATCAACACGGAGTTCGAGCGCGTCTTCGGCTACGCGCCGGAAGAGATCGTCGGCGAGAACATCGACGACTACGTGATCCCCGACGGGGACGACCCCATCACCCTCGAAGAGACGCTCTACGTCGGCAAGACGATTCAGACCGAGGTCCGAAGACGGACGAAACACGGCGTCAGAGACTTCCACGTGACCATCATCCCGGTCGACCTCGACGGCTTCAGCAGCGACGGCTACGTCATCTACAACGACATCTCCGAGCAGAAACACCGCGAGCGGGAACTCAGCAGACAAAACGACCGGCTCGCGGAGTTCACGAGCCTCGTCACCCACGACCTGCGCAACCCGCTCAACGTCGCGATGGGCAACCTCGAACTCGCCAAGGAGTTGGAGGACTACAGCCGAATCGACACCGCACAGGCGGCACTCGACCGGATGGAGGGACTCATCGGCGACTTCCTCTCGCTGGCGAAACAGGGGCGGACAGTCAACGACCCGACGACGATGACCCTCGAAACCGTGGTCAGACAGGCGTGGCGGACCGTCGACACCGGGCCGAAGGCGACGCTCGACATCGTCGACAACCTCGGGGTCGTCTCCGCCGACGCCGAACGCTGTCGGACCGTCTTCGAGAACCTGTTTCGTAACGCGTTGGAGCACGGGAGAGAGGACGTCTCGATTCGCGTCGGCAGCCTCCCCGACGGCTTCTACGTCGAGGACGACGGTCCCGGTATCGACGCCGAGACGCGAGAGCAGGTCTTCGAGTACGGCTACTCGACCGAGCGCGACGGCACGGGCTTCGGTCTCGCCATCGTCGAGCGCGTCGTCCACGCCCACGGCTGGGAGATTACGGCGACGGAGGCGGACTCCGGCGGGGCGCGCTTCGAGGTTCGGACGAAGTAG
- a CDS encoding MFS transporter: protein MGILQTLFGDDAAVLYERDFQLLLLASLSSPLGASVVSPILEGLTGPLGVSSARAGLLMAVFTAPAIVLIPLVGVLSDRVGRKPVLTGGLLLFGLAGLAVTLTTDFRSVLGLRFLQGVGYTGIAPVLITSVGDIFADDADAEASAQGLRFTAVGVSLTVFPVLSGALVVLAWQYPFYLYGLAVPTALVVWALFEEPTAADAVGPNGADAGHADDADKPVRDGSTRALLSLTTHPRVAATLVGRAVPSFLWFVFLTYNSVVVVRFLGGSAGVAGLLVAAASVASSVSSTQSGRITAAFDTRVVPMFASTTAIGAGVLALVFAPSTLVAGVGVVFAGAGFGLGLTLYRSALTGSAPVELRGGLVSLGESAGRLGSTVAPVLTGAVVAVAAPTLGPVDSVRWGVVGVVAAAVLVGVVSVAVVDRFDAPARSRAGTSTAD from the coding sequence GTGGGTATCCTGCAGACGCTCTTCGGCGACGACGCGGCGGTCCTCTACGAGCGCGACTTCCAACTCCTGCTCCTCGCGAGCCTCAGTTCGCCGCTCGGTGCGTCCGTCGTCTCGCCGATTCTCGAAGGTCTGACCGGGCCGCTCGGCGTGTCCAGTGCCCGAGCCGGTCTCTTGATGGCCGTCTTCACCGCGCCCGCCATCGTCCTCATCCCGCTGGTCGGCGTGCTCTCTGACCGCGTAGGACGCAAACCCGTCCTGACCGGCGGGCTGCTCCTGTTCGGTCTCGCCGGGCTGGCCGTCACCCTGACAACCGACTTCCGGTCGGTCCTCGGGCTGCGGTTCCTCCAGGGCGTCGGCTACACCGGTATCGCGCCGGTGCTCATCACGAGCGTCGGCGACATCTTCGCCGACGACGCCGACGCCGAAGCCTCCGCACAGGGCCTCCGGTTCACCGCCGTCGGCGTCTCCTTGACCGTCTTTCCCGTCCTCTCGGGCGCGCTCGTCGTCCTCGCGTGGCAGTATCCGTTCTACCTCTACGGGCTGGCCGTGCCGACGGCACTCGTCGTCTGGGCACTGTTCGAGGAGCCGACGGCCGCCGACGCGGTCGGGCCGAACGGGGCCGACGCCGGGCACGCCGACGATGCGGACAAACCGGTGCGCGACGGCTCCACCCGCGCGCTCCTCTCGCTCACGACCCATCCGCGGGTCGCGGCGACCCTCGTCGGCCGCGCCGTGCCCTCGTTTCTCTGGTTCGTCTTCCTGACGTACAACTCGGTCGTCGTCGTGCGGTTCCTGGGCGGCTCTGCGGGCGTCGCCGGTCTCCTCGTCGCCGCCGCGAGCGTCGCCTCCTCCGTGAGTTCGACGCAGTCCGGCCGCATCACGGCGGCATTCGACACCCGCGTCGTCCCGATGTTCGCCTCGACGACCGCCATCGGCGCGGGCGTGCTGGCTCTCGTGTTCGCCCCCTCGACACTCGTCGCGGGCGTCGGGGTCGTCTTCGCGGGCGCAGGGTTCGGACTCGGGCTGACGCTCTACCGCAGCGCGCTGACCGGCAGCGCGCCCGTCGAACTCCGGGGCGGGCTGGTCAGCCTCGGCGAGTCCGCGGGCCGCCTCGGCAGCACCGTCGCACCGGTCCTGACGGGTGCAGTGGTCGCGGTCGCCGCGCCCACGCTCGGGCCGGTCGACTCGGTCCGGTGGGGCGTCGTCGGCGTCGTCGCCGCCGCCGTCCTCGTCGGCGTCGTCAGCGTGGCCGTGGTCGACCGGTTCGACGCGCCGGCACGGTCGCGAGCGGGCACGTCGACGGCCGACTGA
- a CDS encoding DUF3006 family protein has product MDDTNDTNDTNDTNDTDNTNDAADANETHTDADDGSYTAVLDRIETGSDEELAVLVLERDGRAVGDLVVALDALPSEGRAADTVLEVVVEDGKLAAATVDAEETTNRRDRAQGRFRRLARRLPREERAADESDGSDDEPDGMDGSDDETSEMNEPDGTDDAHTE; this is encoded by the coding sequence ATGGACGATACGAACGACACCAACGACACCAACGACACCAACGACACGGACAACACGAACGACGCGGCCGACGCGAACGAGACACACACAGACGCGGACGACGGCAGCTACACGGCAGTACTCGACCGTATCGAGACGGGGAGTGACGAGGAGTTGGCGGTGCTCGTCCTCGAACGCGACGGTCGGGCTGTCGGCGACCTCGTGGTCGCACTCGACGCGCTCCCCTCCGAGGGACGCGCGGCCGACACGGTGCTGGAGGTCGTCGTCGAGGACGGCAAGCTCGCCGCCGCGACGGTCGACGCCGAGGAGACGACGAACCGTCGGGACCGCGCGCAGGGTCGCTTCCGACGGCTCGCACGTCGGCTGCCGCGTGAGGAGCGTGCGGCCGACGAGTCGGACGGGAGCGACGACGAACCGGACGGGATGGACGGGAGCGACGACGAGACGAGCGAGATGAACGAGCCGGACGGGACCGACGACGCACACACCGAGTGA